Proteins encoded by one window of Musa acuminata AAA Group cultivar baxijiao chromosome BXJ2-9, Cavendish_Baxijiao_AAA, whole genome shotgun sequence:
- the LOC135622129 gene encoding jacalin-related lectin 3-like, protein MASNLIKTAAHARGGVRKCPCDNESRWAMEPADKITGISIGAASCVNSIKITFDIDGTTRVTPRYGGPGGELFQFTLMQDEYLTSVSGYVKHDCSEFPCVSQLTFTTNLAKTYGPYGGGGGTFFEVNVEYDEIKGFFGHATEEYLTAFGVYVMLA, encoded by the exons ATG GCTTCCAACCTGATCAAGACGGCCGCGCATGCCCGAGGGGGCGTCCGCAAATGTCCATGCGACAACGAGTCTCGTTGGGCCATGGAACCTGCAGACAAAATCACTGGCATCAGCATTGGCGCTGCTTCATGCGTAAACTCCATTAAGATAACCTTCGACATCGACGGAACCACTCGCGTAACTCCCAGATATGGAGGTCCCGGCGGTGAACTATTCCAG TTTACTCTCATGCAAGATGAATACCTCACCTCCGTTTCTGGGTATGTCAAACACGACTGTTCTGAATTTCCATGTGTATCTCAACTCACGTTTACCACCAATCTTGCAAAGACATACGGTCCATATGGAGGTGGGGGTGGAACCTTTTTCGAAGTCAATGTAGAATATGACGAGATTAAGGGCTTCTTTGGCCATGCAACTGAAGAGTATCTCACTGCATTTGGAGTCTACGTGATGCTGGCTTAG
- the LOC135621942 gene encoding jacalin-related lectin 3-like, which produces MASNHIKTAAHARGGVRKCPCDNESRWAMEPADKITGISIGAASCVNSIKITFDIDGTTRVTPRYGGPGGELFQFTLKQDEYLTSVSGYVKYDCSEFPCVSQLTFTTNLGKTYGPYGGGGGTFFEVNVEYDEIKGFFGQATTEYLTAFGVYVMLA; this is translated from the exons ATG GCTTCAAACCATATCAAGACGGCCGCGCATGCCAGAGGGGGCGTCCGCAAATGTCCATGCGACAACGAGTCTCGTTGGGCCATGGAACCTGCAGACAAAATCACTGGCATCAGCATTGGCGCTGCTTCATGCGTAAACTCCATTAAGATAACCTTCGACATCGACGGAACCACTCGTGTAACTCCCAGATATGGAGGCCCCGGCGGTGAACTATTCCAG TTTACTCTCAAGCAAGATGAATACCTCACCTCCGTTTCTGGGTATGTCAAATACGACTGTTCTGAATTTCCATGCGTCTCTCAGCTCACGTTTACCACCAATCTTGGAAAGACATACGGTCCATATGGAGGTGGGGGTGGAACCTTTTTTGAAGTCAACGTAGAATATGACGAGATTAAGGGCTTCTTCGGACAAGCAACTACAGAGTATCTCACTGCATTTGGAGTCTACGTGATGCTGGCTTAG
- the LOC135622088 gene encoding jacalin-related lectin 35-like yields MVVQASNVIKTAAQARGWGFRKCPCDSESRWGMEPADKITGISVGAASCVNSIKITFEIDGTTRVTHMEAPTVNYSRHASPTSIDITLMQDEYLTSVSGYVKHICSDLPCISQLMFGTNLGRTHGPYGGGGGTFFEVNVEYDDIKGFFGFATTEHLTVFGVYVMLA; encoded by the exons ATGGTGGTGCAGGCTTCAAACGTGATCAAGACGGCGGCGCAAGCTCGAGGATGGGGCTTCCGCAAATGTCCATGCGATAGCGAGTCTCGTTGGGGCATGGAACCTGCTGACAAAATCACAGGCATTAGCGTTGGCGCCGCTTCATGCGTAAACTCCATTAAGATAACCTTCGAGATAGACGGCACCACTCGCGTAACTCATATGGAGGCTCCGACGGTGAACTATTCCAGGCATGCCTCTCCAACTTCAATCGAT ATTACTCTCATGCAAGATGAATACCTCACCTCTGTTTCTGGGTATGTCAAACACATCTGTTCGGACCTTCCTTGCATATCTCAACTCATGTTTGGCACCAATCTTGGAAGGACACATGGTCCATATGGAGGTGGGGGTGGAACCTTTTTCGAAGTAAACGTAGAATATGACGACATCAAAGGCTTCTTTGGATTTGCAACTACCGAGCATCTCACTGTATTTGGAGTCTACGTGATGCTGGCTTAG
- the LOC135623639 gene encoding jacalin-related lectin 3-like — MASNHIKTAAHARGGVRKCPCDNESRWAMEPADKITGISIGAASCVNSIKITFDIDGTTRVTPRYGGPGGELFQFTLMQDEYLTSVSGYVKYDCSEFPCVSQLTFTTNLGKTYGPYGGGGGTFFEVNVEYDEIKGFFGQATTEYLTAFGVYVMLA, encoded by the exons GCTTCAAACCATATCAAGACGGCCGCGCATGCCCGAGGGGGCGTCCGCAAATGTCCATGCGACAACGAGTCTCGTTGGGCCATGGAACCTGCAGACAAAATCACTGGCATCAGCATTGGCGCTGCTTCATGCGTAAACTCCATTAAGATAACCTTCGACATCGACGGAACCACTCGCGTAACTCCCAGATATGGAGGCCCCGGCGGTGAACTATTCCAG TTTACTCTCATGCAAGATGAATACCTCACCTCCGTTTCTGGGTATGTCAAATACGACTGTTCTGAATTTCCATGCGTCTCTCAGCTCACGTTTACCACCAATCTTGGAAAGACATACGGTCCATATGGAGGTGGGGGTGGAACCTTTTTTGAAGTCAACGTAGAATATGACGAGATTAAGGGCTTCTTCGGACAAGCAACTACAGAGTATCTCACTGCATTTGGAGTCTACGTGATGCTGGCTTAG
- the LOC135622222 gene encoding jacalin-related lectin 3-like, with amino-acid sequence MEPADKITGISVGAASCVNSIKITFEIDGTTRVTPRYGGSDGEPFQITLMQDEYLTSVSGYVKHICSDLPCISQLMFGTNLGRTHGPYGGGGGTFFQVNVEYDDIKGFFGYATTEHLTVFGVYMMPA; translated from the exons ATGGAACCTGCTGACAAAATCACAGGCATTAGCGTTGGCGCCGCTTCATGCGTAAACTCCATTAAGATAACCTTCGAGATAGACGGCACCACTCGCGTAACTCCCAGATATGGAGGCTCCGACGGTGAACCTTTCCAG ATTACTCTCATGCAAGATGAATACCTCACCTCCGTTTCTGGGTATGTCAAACACATCTGTTCGGACCTTCCTTGCATATCTCAACTCATGTTTGGCACCAATCTTGGAAGGACACATGGTCCATATGGAGGTGGGGGTGGAACCTTTTTCCAAGTAAACGTAGAATATGACGACATCAAAGGCTTCTTTGGATATGCAACTACTGAGCATCTCACTGTATTTGGAGTCTACATGATGCCGGCTTAG